Proteins from one Cryptomeria japonica chromosome 4, Sugi_1.0, whole genome shotgun sequence genomic window:
- the LOC131032066 gene encoding uncharacterized protein LOC131032066, with translation MVFNEDSTSREDPAIVAFNQLSVTFLPIEQAPLAYVQSAPLDLSIEIDAPFTNTCKNVKLRTSVIDGNFNNQIANSNFTTHSYQKLSMMSNQDSTPRKDPTTFVFDQSRVTPLPIEQAHHLYIKSVVSSKASSMTEDQSIMIDQFRIAPIPIEQAPFALVQSTTSNIAIEEDAPFINTSENVKWRKKYTKENSLNNQIISNNLTPHPCQNMSMVPKRDSTPREDPAIVVFDQPEAAPIPREKPPIVLAQSTTIEDVLNLLIDTHTQNSPSVIQVALALFVASLTLMLAMLDKRDNSISFNIFFITSMLALVTSLAVAMILAFDPPRKVAWLMKIITWVAAACFLLAFLAIGFFVRIPAVKWIVASFAGVGAMVMALLLYRAFIFPPQMSQLHQGFNVV, from the exons ATGGTGTTCAATGAAGATTCAACTTCGAGAGAAGATCCAGCTATTGTTGCATTCAATCAATTGAGTGTAACATTCCTTCCAATAGAACAAGCTCCTCTTGCATATGTTCAATCAGCTCCATTAGACCTCTCAATAGAAATAGATGCACCATTTACAAATACATGTAAGAATGTAAAGTTGAGGACAAGTGTGATAGATggaaacttcaacaatcaaatagCTAATAGCAATTTTACAACTCATTCCTATCAAAAACTG AGTATGATGTCCAACCAAGATTCTACTCCAAGAAAAGATCCAACTACCTTTGTGTTTGATCAATCAAGAGTCACACCCCTCCCAATAGAACAAGCTCATCATCTGTACATAAAG AGTGTGGTGTCTAGCAAAGCTTCTTCTATGACAGAAGATCAATCTATTATGATTGATCAATTTAGAATAGCACCCATCCCAATAGAACAAGCTCCTTTTGCACTTGTTCAATCAACTACGTCAAATATCGCAATAGAAGAAGATGCACCTTTCATAAATACATCTGAGAATGTAAAGTGGAGGAAAAAATATACGAAAGAAAATAGCCTCAACAATCAAATAATCAGTAACAATTTGACACCTCATCCATGCCAAAATATG AGTATGGTGCCTAAAAGAGATTCTACTCCTAGAGAAGATCCAGCTATTGTTGTGTTCGATCAACCAGAAGCAGCACCCATCCCAAGAGAAAAACCTCCTATTGTGCTCGCTCAATCAACTACAATAGAAGATGTGCTTAATCTGTTGATAGACACACACACCCAAAACTCTCCATCTGTTATACAAGTTGCACTCGCCTTGTTTGTGGCAAGCTTGACTCTCATGTTGGCAATGTTGGACAAGCGAGAtaactccatttccttcaacatattttTTATCACAAGCATGTTGGCTTTAGTTACTTCTTTGGCTGTCGCTATGATTCTCGCCTTTGACCCACCTAGGAAAGTCGCTTGGTTGATGAAAATCATTACATGGGTGGCAGCAGCATGCTTCCTTTTGGCTTTCCTAGCTATTGGGTTTTTTGTGAGAATCCCTGCCGTCAAATGGATTGTGGCAAGTTTTGCTGGTGTAGGTGCCATGGTAATGGCATTGCTATTATACAGGGCTTTCATTTTCCCTCCTCAAATGTCTCAACTACACCAAGGCTTCAATGTTGTCTAG